One segment of Brassica napus cultivar Da-Ae chromosome C3, Da-Ae, whole genome shotgun sequence DNA contains the following:
- the LOC106376603 gene encoding pentatricopeptide repeat-containing protein At3g48250, chloroplastic has translation MYRSKAVLSSLRNAYSKISTRSYLSRAQVGFPSNSSSIQLPWQVRSFSSKPECMLQLVLENAWSKKVEEELKNPDTSLTHETAIYLLRKLDKHPEKAYSFLDWVIRESGLTPSSPLYSTMLRILVLQQRSMKRFWMTLTDMKQGGFYMDEETYKTLYSLLTKADAAALAHFYERMLKDNAVSDVAGSVSAAVSKADWSCEVERELQEMKLPFSDNFVIRVLKELREHPLKALAFFHWVGGGTSSGYRHGTVTYNAALRVLARPSSVAEFWSVVHEMKTAGHEVDLDTYIKVSRQFQKSRMMVEAVQLYEFMMDGPFKPSVQDCSLLLRSLSAGPSPDLDLVFRVSRKYESTGKSLSKAVYDGIHRSLTSVARFEEAEEIMKAMRDAGYEPDNITYSQLVFGLCKANRLEEARGVVDQMEAQGCFPDIKTWTILIQGHCKNNEVDKAFACFANMLEKGFDIDSDLLDVLVGGFLSQNRIEGACKFLMEMVRNANVKPWQTTYKGLIDKLLEIKKGDEALDLLEMMKKQNYPAYAEPFDGYLAKFGTLEDAKKFLDVLSSKDSPSFAAYFHVVEAFYRGGRLADAKNLVFISPHHFKTHPKITALFGAA, from the coding sequence ATGTACAGGTCAAAAGCAGTTCTGTCTTCTCTCCGAAACGCTTACTCAAAGATCTCCACTCGGTCGTATCTAAGCCGAGCTCAGGTAGGTTTCCCCTCAAACTCGTCTTCCATTCAACTCCCATGGCAAGTCCGCTCCTTTTCTTCGAAACCAGAGTGTATGCTTCAGTTAGTACTCGAAAACGCTTGGTCTAAGAAAGTAGAGGAAGAATTGAAGAATCCAGATACGTCTTTAACCCACGAGACTGCAATCTACCTTCTTAGGAAACTAGATAAGCACCCAGAGAAAGCTTACTCCTTTCTCGATTGGGTCATCAGAGAATCAGGTCTTACTCCAAGCTCTCCCCTTTACAGCACGATGCTGAGGATCTTGGTGCTGCAGCAGAGATCCATGAAACGGTTTTGGATGACTCTTACTGATATGAAGCAAGGAGGGTTTTATATGGACGAGGAAACTTACAAGACTCTTTATAGTTTGCTTACCAAGGCCGACGCTGCTGCTTTGGCTCATTTCTATGAGAGGATGCTTAAGGACAACGCAGTTTCTGATGTTGCGGGTAGTGTTTCCGCTGCTGTTTCGAAAGCTGATTGGAGTTGTGAGGTTGAGAGGGAGCTGCAGGAGATGAAACTCCCTTTCTCGGATAATTTTGTTATCAGGGTGTTGAAGGAGCTGAGGGAACATCCCTTGAAAGCTTTGGCGTTTTTTCATTGGGTTGGTGGTGGTACTTCTTCTGGTTATAGGCACGGTACTGTTACGTATAACGCAGCCTTGAGGGTTTTGGCTAGGCCTAGTTCGGTCGCGGAGTTTTGGAGTGTTGTCCATGAGATGAAGACCGCAGGGCATGAGGTTGATCTTGACACTTATATAAAGGTTTCAAGACAGTTTCAGAAGTCTAGAATGATGGTGGAGGCTGTTCAGCTTTACGAGTTTATGATGGACGGTCCTTTCAAGCCATCTGTTCAAGATTGTAGTCTTCTTTTGAGGTCCTTATCGGCTGGTCCCAGTCCAGATTTGGATTTGGTGTTTCGGGTTTCCAGGAAGTATGAATCAACTGGGAAGTCTCTCTCGAAGGCTGTGTACGATGGAATCCACAGGTCGTTAACTAGCGTAGCGAGGtttgaagaagctgaagaaatCATGAAGGCTATGAGAGATGCGGGTTATGAGCCGGATAACATCACTTACAGCCAGCTCGTGTTTGGTCTTTGTAAAGCTAACAGGTTAGAAGAAGCGCGTGGAGTTGTAGATCAAATGGAAGCGCAAGGATGCTTTCCGGACATAAAAACATGGACTATTCTCATCCAAGGGCACTGCAAGAACAACGAAGTTGATAAGGCCTTTGCCTGTTTTGCGAATATGCTAGAGAAAGGGTTTGATATCGACTCTGATCTGCTTGATGTCTTGGTAGGTGGGTTTCTCAGCCAAAACAGGATCGAGGGAGCTTGCAAATTCCTAATGGAGATGGTGAGAAATGCCAATGTAAAGCCTTGGCAAACCACTTACAAGGGTCTTATAGACAAGCTGCTCGAAATCAAGAAGGGCGATGAGGCGCTGGATCTTctagagatgatgaagaagcaaaaTTACCCTGCGTATGCAGAGCCTTTTGATGGATACCTTGCAAAGTTTGGGACTTTGGAAGATGCTAAGAAGTTCTTGGATGTGCTAAGCTCGAAGGATTCGCCTTCCTTTGCAGCCTATTTTCATGTTGTTGAAGCTTTCTACCGAGGAGGAAGACTCGCTGATGCGAAAAACCTTGTCTTCATATCTCCCCATCACTTTAA